Proteins encoded together in one Kitasatospora albolonga window:
- a CDS encoding small secreted protein, translating into MNKKLAAVLSGGVVLVLTLSGCSDDSEEKLNAWAKDFCGQIQPHLEKNEAANAAIKQKTDENSKPAEVKKTDSEAFQQISASFKALAAALEAAGPPPVEDGETKQKDAVRELNASSKSYIELKAKVDALQTKDQAQFADDLRELVGEMATVGNSGAQALKKLQSGDVAVAMSKEKGCQKTKASTGAASPSGSKAPEADAEATPSASATEEKKA; encoded by the coding sequence GTGAACAAGAAGCTTGCGGCCGTACTGTCCGGCGGTGTGGTACTCGTACTGACGCTGTCGGGCTGCAGTGACGACAGCGAGGAGAAGCTGAACGCGTGGGCCAAGGATTTCTGCGGCCAGATCCAGCCTCACCTGGAGAAGAACGAGGCGGCCAACGCCGCCATCAAGCAGAAGACCGATGAGAACAGCAAGCCCGCCGAGGTCAAGAAGACCGACTCGGAGGCGTTCCAGCAGATCTCCGCGTCGTTCAAGGCGCTGGCCGCGGCCCTGGAGGCGGCCGGTCCGCCGCCGGTCGAGGATGGCGAGACCAAGCAGAAGGACGCCGTACGGGAGCTCAACGCCTCCTCCAAGTCCTACATCGAGCTGAAGGCCAAGGTCGACGCCCTCCAGACCAAGGACCAGGCGCAGTTCGCCGATGATCTGAGGGAACTCGTCGGGGAGATGGCCACGGTCGGCAACAGCGGTGCCCAGGCGCTGAAGAAGCTTCAGTCCGGTGACGTCGCTGTCGCGATGTCGAAGGAGAAGGGCTGCCAGAAGACGAAGGCGTCGACCGGGGCCGCCAGCCCGTCGGGCTCCAAGGCTCCGGAAGCGGATGCGGAGGCGACTCCTTCGGCTTCGGCGACGGAGGAGAAGAAGGCGTGA
- a CDS encoding RNA-binding protein: protein MPPAFVHRITKYDPADRDEHGHYTGTEDTAGDCGPAEAAYLAAVSAFAEESGVDRLEIRDPEVRGFVHFGAEPPVAGHGLGGLFPPDLTGYHDGAEVSLPVALELVRAMLRDQGAWCRLEAGDAFTVHVGWDQYVYVGSDRSCAGAVARTRELGLFPEPLTASPYAAESDEAEVTEPADAGFWTRVRTAPASRHALLLEENHVRNAACWHRITPENLDTVRAGLGPRALLRVWPDLTPDVGAVLAALSDEEESVEFVWEAQDGTISHVIVDDTGTGHRELAARVADARAACVLPLSYDGHRPLLCAVLPDSDGVLRARW from the coding sequence ACCAAGTACGACCCCGCCGACCGCGACGAGCACGGTCACTACACCGGCACTGAGGACACGGCCGGCGACTGCGGGCCTGCCGAAGCGGCGTACCTGGCGGCGGTCTCCGCCTTCGCGGAGGAGTCGGGCGTCGACCGGCTGGAGATCCGTGATCCCGAGGTCAGGGGCTTCGTCCACTTCGGGGCGGAGCCCCCGGTCGCGGGGCACGGCCTCGGCGGTCTCTTCCCGCCCGACCTCACCGGCTACCACGACGGGGCCGAAGTCTCGCTCCCGGTCGCCCTGGAGCTGGTCCGTGCCATGCTCCGCGACCAGGGTGCCTGGTGCCGTCTGGAGGCCGGGGACGCGTTCACGGTGCACGTCGGGTGGGACCAGTACGTGTACGTGGGCAGCGACCGGTCCTGCGCGGGCGCCGTGGCACGTACCAGGGAACTCGGCCTCTTCCCGGAACCGCTGACGGCCTCGCCCTACGCGGCCGAGTCCGATGAGGCGGAAGTGACGGAGCCGGCCGACGCCGGGTTCTGGACCCGCGTGCGTACCGCGCCGGCCTCACGGCATGCGCTGCTCCTCGAGGAGAACCACGTACGCAACGCCGCATGCTGGCACCGCATCACGCCGGAGAACCTCGACACCGTACGCGCCGGTCTCGGCCCGCGCGCCCTGCTGAGGGTCTGGCCCGACCTGACCCCGGACGTCGGGGCCGTCCTGGCAGCCCTGTCCGACGAGGAGGAATCCGTCGAGTTTGTCTGGGAGGCGCAGGACGGAACCATCAGCCACGTGATCGTCGATGACACCGGCACCGGCCACCGGGAGCTGGCCGCCCGGGTCGCCGACGCCCGGGCCGCCTGTGTCCTGCCCTTGTCCTACGACGGACACCGCCCGCTGCTCTGTGCCGTCCTGCCGGACAGCGACGGCGTACTGCGCGCCCGGTGGTGA